A window from Calliopsis andreniformis isolate RMS-2024a chromosome 5, iyCalAndr_principal, whole genome shotgun sequence encodes these proteins:
- the Pig-g gene encoding phosphatidylinositol glycan anchor biosynthesis class G isoform X2: protein MWDFITGSIGKLAMPITSNLIANSSACLLQSKVQPPTVTMPRIKAITTGTIPNFIDIALNFGSKPIYGDSILLQAKRNGYKSVFYGDDTWLTLFPSIFDRYDGTTSFVVTDFTEVDNNATRHLHKELHITNDWSIMILHYLGLDHIGHVHGPFSPLVKTKLKEMDNIIAKIQLKVQEWNQNNDSSLFIICGDHGMKDSGGHGGSTQSETNVPFIAIGGECLQKHNHFTEIEQIDIAATLSIILGVPIPFSNLGTVFLDTLYELPISKKLYVLHYNAKQVFNHFQKLADYKFEYAYKKYLEAIKLHHVWLRSKDHSNNMTDDIIFSYKLALKGMKEILIHNMIKYDFHIITIALFFLCHMICILSGKSSSKPVTIKVTILLIILNMFLWTLTNYFGEFQNVFIWSWNCGTILIVLFVTIVLIVNSYLLAGIKYVSLFTSEKTQSGLEQWLLPLGTFVHAISLGGTSFVEEEHQTWYFYWATFLMLLLYNSAIKFCLHLQSYRNFRQYLYAQTCIKLLLLLIGHRFLRKLNSTGDKYANLPDIARFLISQESKISMTFILISALALLIWFDFIHEDKKYKQQSLIFNLAIGICIYLRHMCNNSVIKIPFYPQSRGIYEVQIFWVLLAINFINYIYRLILTIKYNETIFLRIALSAIVRIWIMITAMLHQPYNVILLPFQIIFSCIVHGIIKDDITQETNTILYIWIGNVFYFYQGNSNSLATIDVATGYIGIQSYMPFINGLLLLINTYSAPILTCLLLMYHIVLQYAYHTCEIVVKVSKTYITWRLLPVFIYAIIISIQRHHLFIWSVFAPKLLYEAVHSTVICFIIFIVLILVVIHKKINNCNR, encoded by the exons AT GTGGGattttataacaggatcaattggaAAATTAGCCATGCCGATAACTAGTAATCTTATTGCAAATTCTTCTGCGTGTTTGTTACAATCTAAAGTACAACCACCTACAGTAACTATGCCCAGAATAAAG GCTATTACAACGGGTACTATTCCAAATTTCATTGATATAGCATTAAATTTCGGAAGTAAACCAATTTATGGTGATAGTATACTCCTTCAGGCGAAAAGAAATGGCTACAAATCTGTATTTTATGGGGATGATACTTGGCTTACATTATTTCCTTCTATATTTGATCGTTATGATGGCACTACATCATTTGTTGTAACTGACTTTACAGAG GTTGATAATAATGCAACTAGACATTTACATAAAGAATTACATATTACTAATGATTGGTCTATTATGATCCTTCATTACTTAGGACTTGATCATATTGGTCATGTTCATGGACCATTTAGTCCACTTGTTAAAACAAAACTTAAAGAAATGGATAATATAATTGCAAAGATTCAATTGAAAGTTCAGGAATGG AATCAAAATAATGATTCTTCTCTGTTTATTATCTGTGGTGACCACGGAATGAAAGATTCTGGGGGCCATGGTGGTTCAACACAATCAGAAACAAATGTACCCTTCATTGCAATTGGTGGAGAATGTTTGCAGAAACACAATCATTTCACTGAAATAGAACAAATAGATATTGCAGCTACATTGTCAATCATTTTGGGAGTGCCAATACCTTTTTCTAACTTGGGAACTGTCTTTTTGGATACTTTATACGAGCTACCCATTTCAAAAAAATTATATGTACTTCATTATAATGCTAAGCAAGTATTTAATCATTTCCAAAAATTGGCTGACTATAAATTTGAAT ATGCATACAAAAAATATTTGGAGGCAATAAAACTTCATCATGTTTGGCTAAGAAGTAAAGATCATTCAAATAATATgactgatgatattatattttctTACAAACTTGCACTCAAAGGAATGAAAGAGATATTAATACATAACATGATAAAATATGATTTTCATATAATAACAATAGCCTTATTTTTCTTATGTCAT ATGATTTGCATTTTATCAGGGAAATCATCTTCCAAACCAGTTACAATAAAAGTTACTATTTTGTTAATCATTTTAAATATGTTTTTGTGGACATTAACAAATTATTTTGGGGAGTTTCAAAATGTATTTATTTGGTCATGGAACTGTGGCACAATTCTGATAGTATTATTTGTAACAATTGTTTTAATTGTAAATAGTTATTTACTTGCTGGCATTAAATATGTCAGCCTTTTCACGTCTGAG AAAACACAAAGTGGGCTTGAACAATGGTTACTTCCATTGGGTACATTTGTACATGCTATTAGCCTGGGTGGTACTAGTTTTGTGGAAGAAGAACATCAAACTTGGTATTTCTATTGGGCTACTTTCCTCATGTTATTACTTTATAATTCTGCCATAAAATTCTGTTTACATTTACAATC TTACAGAAATTTCAGACAATATTTGTATGCACAAACTTGTATTAAGCTTTTATTACTGCTAATAGGACATAGATTCCTTAGAAAACTAAATAGTACTGGTGATAAGTATGCTAATCTTCCTGATATAGCCAGATTTTTAATAAGCCAAGAGAGCAAGATCAGCATGACATTTATACTTATTAGTG CTCTTGCACTTTTAATATGGTTTGATTTTATACATGAAGATAAAAAATATAAGCAACAGTCGTTAATATTTAACTTAGCAATTGGTATATGTATTTATCTTCGTCATATGTGTAACAATAGTGTCATTAAAATAccattctatcctcagtctag AGGAATTTATGAAGTACAGATTTTCTGGGTGTTACTTGCAATAAactttataaattatatttaccGTTTAATATTAACGATTAAATATAATGAGACAATATTTCTAAGAATTGCATTGTCTGCCATTGTAAGGATATGGATCATGATCACAGCAATGCTTCATCAGCCTTACAATGTAATACTTTTGCCATTTCAAATCATTTTTAGCTGTATAGTTCATGGCATAATTAAAGATGATATTACACAGGAAACAAATACAATTTTGTATATTTGGATTGGCAATGTATTCTATTTTTATCAG GGAAATTCTAACAGTTTGGCAACTATTGATGTAGCTACAGGGTACATTGGCATACAGTCATATATGCCATTTATTAATGGATTGCTTCTATTAATTAATACATATTCTGCCCCTATTTTGACTTGTCTTCTACTTATGTACCATATAGTATTACAGTATGCATATCA TACATGTGAGATTGTTGTCAAAGTTAGTAAGACGTACATTACATGGAGATTATTACCAGTATTTATTTATGCAATTATAATCAGCATTCAGCGTCATCATTTATTCATATGGTCGGTATTCGCGCCAAAATTGTTATACGAAGCTGTACATTCCactgttatttgttttattatatttatcgtaCTAATTTTGGTTGTAATCCAcaagaaaataaataattgtaacAGATGA
- the Pig-g gene encoding phosphatidylinositol glycan anchor biosynthesis class G isoform X1: MQENKREKNILFYVLLIGPLSILLFLHGFFPLISYDNTIATKNDIPKFIKNVRIKVDSLYQPMIKKLIIMVIDALRWDFITGSIGKLAMPITSNLIANSSACLLQSKVQPPTVTMPRIKAITTGTIPNFIDIALNFGSKPIYGDSILLQAKRNGYKSVFYGDDTWLTLFPSIFDRYDGTTSFVVTDFTEVDNNATRHLHKELHITNDWSIMILHYLGLDHIGHVHGPFSPLVKTKLKEMDNIIAKIQLKVQEWNQNNDSSLFIICGDHGMKDSGGHGGSTQSETNVPFIAIGGECLQKHNHFTEIEQIDIAATLSIILGVPIPFSNLGTVFLDTLYELPISKKLYVLHYNAKQVFNHFQKLADYKFEYAYKKYLEAIKLHHVWLRSKDHSNNMTDDIIFSYKLALKGMKEILIHNMIKYDFHIITIALFFLCHMICILSGKSSSKPVTIKVTILLIILNMFLWTLTNYFGEFQNVFIWSWNCGTILIVLFVTIVLIVNSYLLAGIKYVSLFTSEKTQSGLEQWLLPLGTFVHAISLGGTSFVEEEHQTWYFYWATFLMLLLYNSAIKFCLHLQSYRNFRQYLYAQTCIKLLLLLIGHRFLRKLNSTGDKYANLPDIARFLISQESKISMTFILISALALLIWFDFIHEDKKYKQQSLIFNLAIGICIYLRHMCNNSVIKIPFYPQSRGIYEVQIFWVLLAINFINYIYRLILTIKYNETIFLRIALSAIVRIWIMITAMLHQPYNVILLPFQIIFSCIVHGIIKDDITQETNTILYIWIGNVFYFYQGNSNSLATIDVATGYIGIQSYMPFINGLLLLINTYSAPILTCLLLMYHIVLQYAYHTCEIVVKVSKTYITWRLLPVFIYAIIISIQRHHLFIWSVFAPKLLYEAVHSTVICFIIFIVLILVVIHKKINNCNR; encoded by the exons ATGCAAG AAAACAAACGAGAgaaaaatatactattttatgtacTCTTAATTGGACCTTTGTCCATTTTATTGTTTTTACATGGTTTTTTCCCTTTGATAAGTTATGATAATACAATAGCAACAAAAAATGATATCCCAAAGTTTATAAAAAATGTGAG AATAAAGGTAGATTCATTATATCAgccaatgataaaaaaattgataataatGGTAATTGATGCTCTAAGGTGGGattttataacaggatcaattggaAAATTAGCCATGCCGATAACTAGTAATCTTATTGCAAATTCTTCTGCGTGTTTGTTACAATCTAAAGTACAACCACCTACAGTAACTATGCCCAGAATAAAG GCTATTACAACGGGTACTATTCCAAATTTCATTGATATAGCATTAAATTTCGGAAGTAAACCAATTTATGGTGATAGTATACTCCTTCAGGCGAAAAGAAATGGCTACAAATCTGTATTTTATGGGGATGATACTTGGCTTACATTATTTCCTTCTATATTTGATCGTTATGATGGCACTACATCATTTGTTGTAACTGACTTTACAGAG GTTGATAATAATGCAACTAGACATTTACATAAAGAATTACATATTACTAATGATTGGTCTATTATGATCCTTCATTACTTAGGACTTGATCATATTGGTCATGTTCATGGACCATTTAGTCCACTTGTTAAAACAAAACTTAAAGAAATGGATAATATAATTGCAAAGATTCAATTGAAAGTTCAGGAATGG AATCAAAATAATGATTCTTCTCTGTTTATTATCTGTGGTGACCACGGAATGAAAGATTCTGGGGGCCATGGTGGTTCAACACAATCAGAAACAAATGTACCCTTCATTGCAATTGGTGGAGAATGTTTGCAGAAACACAATCATTTCACTGAAATAGAACAAATAGATATTGCAGCTACATTGTCAATCATTTTGGGAGTGCCAATACCTTTTTCTAACTTGGGAACTGTCTTTTTGGATACTTTATACGAGCTACCCATTTCAAAAAAATTATATGTACTTCATTATAATGCTAAGCAAGTATTTAATCATTTCCAAAAATTGGCTGACTATAAATTTGAAT ATGCATACAAAAAATATTTGGAGGCAATAAAACTTCATCATGTTTGGCTAAGAAGTAAAGATCATTCAAATAATATgactgatgatattatattttctTACAAACTTGCACTCAAAGGAATGAAAGAGATATTAATACATAACATGATAAAATATGATTTTCATATAATAACAATAGCCTTATTTTTCTTATGTCAT ATGATTTGCATTTTATCAGGGAAATCATCTTCCAAACCAGTTACAATAAAAGTTACTATTTTGTTAATCATTTTAAATATGTTTTTGTGGACATTAACAAATTATTTTGGGGAGTTTCAAAATGTATTTATTTGGTCATGGAACTGTGGCACAATTCTGATAGTATTATTTGTAACAATTGTTTTAATTGTAAATAGTTATTTACTTGCTGGCATTAAATATGTCAGCCTTTTCACGTCTGAG AAAACACAAAGTGGGCTTGAACAATGGTTACTTCCATTGGGTACATTTGTACATGCTATTAGCCTGGGTGGTACTAGTTTTGTGGAAGAAGAACATCAAACTTGGTATTTCTATTGGGCTACTTTCCTCATGTTATTACTTTATAATTCTGCCATAAAATTCTGTTTACATTTACAATC TTACAGAAATTTCAGACAATATTTGTATGCACAAACTTGTATTAAGCTTTTATTACTGCTAATAGGACATAGATTCCTTAGAAAACTAAATAGTACTGGTGATAAGTATGCTAATCTTCCTGATATAGCCAGATTTTTAATAAGCCAAGAGAGCAAGATCAGCATGACATTTATACTTATTAGTG CTCTTGCACTTTTAATATGGTTTGATTTTATACATGAAGATAAAAAATATAAGCAACAGTCGTTAATATTTAACTTAGCAATTGGTATATGTATTTATCTTCGTCATATGTGTAACAATAGTGTCATTAAAATAccattctatcctcagtctag AGGAATTTATGAAGTACAGATTTTCTGGGTGTTACTTGCAATAAactttataaattatatttaccGTTTAATATTAACGATTAAATATAATGAGACAATATTTCTAAGAATTGCATTGTCTGCCATTGTAAGGATATGGATCATGATCACAGCAATGCTTCATCAGCCTTACAATGTAATACTTTTGCCATTTCAAATCATTTTTAGCTGTATAGTTCATGGCATAATTAAAGATGATATTACACAGGAAACAAATACAATTTTGTATATTTGGATTGGCAATGTATTCTATTTTTATCAG GGAAATTCTAACAGTTTGGCAACTATTGATGTAGCTACAGGGTACATTGGCATACAGTCATATATGCCATTTATTAATGGATTGCTTCTATTAATTAATACATATTCTGCCCCTATTTTGACTTGTCTTCTACTTATGTACCATATAGTATTACAGTATGCATATCA TACATGTGAGATTGTTGTCAAAGTTAGTAAGACGTACATTACATGGAGATTATTACCAGTATTTATTTATGCAATTATAATCAGCATTCAGCGTCATCATTTATTCATATGGTCGGTATTCGCGCCAAAATTGTTATACGAAGCTGTACATTCCactgttatttgttttattatatttatcgtaCTAATTTTGGTTGTAATCCAcaagaaaataaataattgtaacAGATGA